TTCGCCGCGGTCCGGGGGATCGTGGAGGAGCACTACACCCTGGAGGAGGTCGACGAGACGACGGGCCGCATGGAGACCGCATGGCTCGTTGAGAGGGAGACCAAGGGGAGGTTCCGCTTCGTCATCGTGGTGGAGCCGGGGATCGTGCATGTGGGGCGGGAGATTGTCTCTCCCCCAAAAGGGGACGCGGCCGACGACGTGTACGGATCGATGCTCTTTTTCTTTCTGGGAATCGCAAACAAAGAAAGGGATAAAATCCTTGAGTACATCCGCGAGGGGCTGACCCTCACGGAGGAGCCGGAGAATTGATTTCCGCCCGCCGGCTCCCGGAGAAATCATAAACCCTCCTATCGACTATTCGGTCGGGGTGCACTTCCTCCCCCGCGCCGGTTCCACTCCGCCGCTGCCCCTGCAGGTTCTCAAAAACCCCGCCTCTTTCCTTTCGGGAGGGTCACCTCCCGCACCGTATTCCCTTCGGGAGGCTTGTATCCCTACAGCCTTTTTCTCCGGCTCATCCACCTAAAAAGCAAAAACGCGCCCACACCCGAGATGATGTTGGCGAGCGCCATGCCGCAGAAAATCCCCGGCACCGAAAAGAGCCGCGCCCCCAGATACGCCAGCGGCACCGCCAAGAAAAACATCCGCACCAGGTTTATCATGGCGGCGTGAATGGGGCGGTTGATGGAGTTGAAGGCGGCGATGGTCACATGCCCGATCCCCAGAAGCGGATACCCCCCCGGCATAATCCTGACGAACCAGACGATATATCCGACGACCTCGGGATCGTCGCTGAAAAGGCCTGCGATGGGGTGCGCCAGGACGAAGAACAGCGCCCATATCACAAGGCCGTAGTATACCGAGAACCGGGCGCTGAAGAAGTATCCCCCCCGGACCCGGTCCGGTCGTCCCGCCCCGTAGTTCTGTCCGATGAAGGGGATAACCGCCGCGGCGAGGGCCAGCACGACCATGAGGGCCATGTTTTCCAGGCGTATTCCCGTCCCCACCGCCGCCACCGCACCCGGGCCGAAGCGGGACGCGAGGTTCGTGATGACGGCCATGGAAAGCGGCACCGAGAGGTTGGCCAGCGCTGCGGGAACGGCAACGATGAGTATCGGGCGCCAGGAGTCCCACGCGGCGCGCAGCCTCGGCCTGACCCGGACGAGCATGTGTTTTTTCCAGTGAAGCACCCAGATGGCCGCCACCAGAGAGGTGGACCGGGCGATGATGGTGGCCAGCGCCGCCCCGGCAAGCTCCATCCGGGGAAGGCCGAACAGGCCGTAGATCAGCACCGGATCGAGAAGCGCGTTGATGACGGCGGCCCCCATCATGATGATGCTGGGGGTCAGGGTGTCTCCATACCCCCGCATGGAGTGGTTGCCCAGGACCGGGACGATGAACACGAATATCCCGCCGAACAGGATGGACATGTACTGCCCGATGAGGGCGATGATGGGCGGGGAGGCGCCCATAAGGGAAAACAGCGGATCGATGGTGAGAAGCCCCAGGACGGAAATGACGATGGCCCACACGAACCCCAGGAGGATGGCGTCTGTGGTGAGGCGGCGTGCCCGATCGGCGTCGCCGGCCCCCACCGCCCGGGATATCACCGACGCGGTGCCGGTGCCCAGGCCCACCATCATGCCGGCAAGAAAGAAGATGACCGGAAAGGTGAAGCTCATCGCCGCAAGGGGATCTGTCCCCAGCTGCGCCACGAAGATCGTATCCACCAGGTTGAAGGCGATCATGGAGAAGAAGCCGGCGATCATGGGGAGGGTCAGATTCCAGAGCGTTTTCCCCACCGGCCCTTCGGTCAGGTCTCTGGTGTGGGTCATGGAGTCGCCTCACCCTCCTCGGGGCAGGGCCATATCCGGGAAACGGGGAGATATGCGGCTTCGGAGCGCCTGCAGGTGCGCCTGGTCCAGAAAAGGCCCATGAGTCCGGTGATGTTGTTCGTCAGGGCGATGCCGCCGATGAGTCCCGGATATCCGAGGAGCAGTGTGCCCAGGAACGTCAGGGGGATGTAAAACAGGAACACCCGGATGATGTTCAGGCCGGCGGCGTCGATGGGGCGGTTAATGGCGTTGAGGGTTGCGCTGATTACCTGGAATATCCCCTGGAGGGAGAGGCCCGCCGGCATGATGTAGAGATACATGACGATATAGGCGATGACGATCGGGTCCGTGCTGAAGAGCGACGCGATGGGCCGGGCGAGCAGCACGAACATGATCCAGCACCCCATCCCCCACCAGACGGTAAAGCGGTTGCTGTGATTGAGCCCGTCGTAGACCCGGTCGAAACGCTCGGCGCCCCAGTTCTGTCCGGTGAAGGGCACCATGGCCGTGGACAGGGCGATGATGACGATAAAGGCGAAGGATTCCACCCGGAGCCCCGCCCCCACGGCCCCCACCGCCTCGGGACCGAACCGGGAGGCAAGGTAGGTGACCACCCCCATCGAGAGGGGAAAGAGGAGATTGGTGGCGGCGGCGGGAATCCCGATATACAGGATGTCCTTCCACGAGCGAACCACCTCTGCGATGCGGGGGAAGGAAAAATCGATCATTCGCTCCCGATAGACGAGGATATAGAGCGACATCACGAGGGTGATCGCCCGGGCGATAACGGTGG
The sequence above is a segment of the Candidatus Zymogenaceae bacterium genome. Coding sequences within it:
- a CDS encoding MATE family efflux transporter, translated to MTHTRDLTEGPVGKTLWNLTLPMIAGFFSMIAFNLVDTIFVAQLGTDPLAAMSFTFPVIFFLAGMMVGLGTGTASVISRAVGAGDADRARRLTTDAILLGFVWAIVISVLGLLTIDPLFSLMGASPPIIALIGQYMSILFGGIFVFIVPVLGNHSMRGYGDTLTPSIIMMGAAVINALLDPVLIYGLFGLPRMELAGAALATIIARSTSLVAAIWVLHWKKHMLVRVRPRLRAAWDSWRPILIVAVPAALANLSVPLSMAVITNLASRFGPGAVAAVGTGIRLENMALMVVLALAAAVIPFIGQNYGAGRPDRVRGGYFFSARFSVYYGLVIWALFFVLAHPIAGLFSDDPEVVGYIVWFVRIMPGGYPLLGIGHVTIAAFNSINRPIHAAMINLVRMFFLAVPLAYLGARLFSVPGIFCGMALANIISGVGAFLLFRWMSRRKRL
- a CDS encoding MATE family efflux transporter codes for the protein MSRSTDLTTGPIPKTLTRLTLPMVMGFASGITFNLVDTIFVGRLGTEPLAAISFTFPVVMLIVSLSVGLGLGAGSTISRAIGRGDTDRVRRLTTDSLVLSMAVVIVFVTAGMLTIRPLFTLLGATPDIITLINQYMLIWYPGMLFVIIPMMGNHAIRATGDTLYPGLIMVTGSVTNLILDPILIFGLLGFPRMELAGAALATVIARAITLVMSLYILVYRERMIDFSFPRIAEVVRSWKDILYIGIPAAATNLLFPLSMGVVTYLASRFGPEAVGAVGAGLRVESFAFIVIIALSTAMVPFTGQNWGAERFDRVYDGLNHSNRFTVWWGMGCWIMFVLLARPIASLFSTDPIVIAYIVMYLYIMPAGLSLQGIFQVISATLNAINRPIDAAGLNIIRVFLFYIPLTFLGTLLLGYPGLIGGIALTNNITGLMGLFWTRRTCRRSEAAYLPVSRIWPCPEEGEATP